A window from Telopea speciosissima isolate NSW1024214 ecotype Mountain lineage chromosome 8, Tspe_v1, whole genome shotgun sequence encodes these proteins:
- the LOC122671716 gene encoding disease resistance protein RPV1-like produces the protein MVEESQEEYLPSLVFRWDVFLSFRGADTRHNFTDSLYKELELNNIRTFIDDEGLEGGESGDDLSPSLSTAIKESASYIAVISENYASSRESGSSRWCLEELAQILETKRRLLPVFYKVDPSDVRRQKGPFEDDFLCHERRHGEEKVRRWRCAMEEAGGKKGWDSSTWKEDIQLIRDIVKKVLPKVNNSPLGVAKYPVGINLRVAEIVGLLDMKSHDVRVVGLHGMGGVGKTTLAKAVYNRIAAHFNYRYFVPNIRDASRTHNGLVSLKQKLNHELNKEYSGGEVVTGVNNISEKRVLIVLDDVDDVEQLHALVGNSGRVYSGCRIIITTRNKRVLSEDFANFVYEVKELSSSESLQLFSYHAFGRGKPAENFLHLSNQIVSLTGRLPLALEVFGASMFNKKKEEEWEAALEKLRNIQPANVQEVLKISYDALDEEERCIFLDTACFFVSNGMEIESAIDIFKGCGFNAEETIKDLKEKSLIKILDDNTLWMHDQLRDMGQAIVRQEDLTNPGKRSRLWDHDDVMAVLDSEKGTGVIQGIILDFGDISESKKLAKISNPTYSIISCLKEILENILDFNRQKEKETKLCTVPFQPMVNLRLLQINHAKLEGTFKHFPPDLKWLQWKGCPLEVLPSDFCLWKLAVLDLSKSKIKQVWNQRPWWGRYQMTEELQVLNLYGCYNLTATPDFSEHSKLVKLILEGCTELRHIHKSIGYLSKLRHFNLRRCENLEVFPNEITRLRKLETLIVSSCYRLTKLPDDWRPMKSLTELLLDNTAIVKLPDSIFHLEKIERLDLKGCLSLKQLPISIGKLPSLRELTLDGSALEEIPESIGSLKNLEILSLASCKSITAIPDCFHNLASLLELFLNDISIEELPDSIGCLSHLEHLSVSRCRFLSKLPASIGLLASLVELHLDMTPIKELPNQIGDLNMLQKLIMIDCKLLACLPNSIGKMSNLTTLILQNCILTELPESICLLEKLEVLKVNKCKQLSRLPDSIGKLSNLCRLQMKETAVAVLPEDFGMLSNLRMLRMAKMPCYERPQNVEAQTEEGHHKSMVLPASFSNLSLLYEFDACYCKISGAISDGFENLSSLQTLKLGHNNICSLPSSLMGLSVLTKLSLPYCAELKSLPPLPSSLVCVDVTNCTALETISDLSNLESLEELCLANCQKVVDIPGVECLKSLRRLYMSGCTTCHAVVKRSLSKVTLKQMQYLSTPGSEIPSWFVPEVLSFSSLKNRRIKGIVICVVISLDQQIQRPDSPGIVDIRVEILDNSLRQKFCSTFYLPGVPETNEDQFYFCRYAEWHPLVFFLHDGYKMQVTRQNPPIFTGLELKKYGIHLVFEDDDDYNGDEESLDETQLSLSEKLVKFFSSL, from the exons ATGGTGGAGGAGAGCCAAGAAGAATATCTACCATCACTTGTCTTTAGATGGGACGTTTTTCTGAGTTTCAGAGGCGCAGATACTCGCCATAACTTTACTGACAGCTTATACAAAGAGCTCGAACTCAACAATATACGGACCTTTATCGACGATGAGGGTTTGGAGGGAGGAGAGTCAGGAGACGATCTTTCCCCGAGCCTGTCGACGGCGATCAAGGAATCGGCGTCATACATCGCAGTTATTTCGGAGAACTATGCGTCATCGAGGGAGTCAGGCTCGTCGAGGTGGTGTCTGGAAGAACTCGCACAGATTTTGGAAACCAAGCGTCGGTTGCTTCCGGTGTTCTACAAAGTAGATCCTTCTGACGTTCGTAGGCAGAAGGGCCCCTTTGAAGATGACTTCTTATGCCACGAGCGACGTCATGGGGAGGAAAAGGTCCGGAGATGGAGATGCGCTATGGAAGAAGCTGGGGGCAAGAAGGGTTGGGATTCCAGTACCTG GAAGGAGGACATACAGTTGATTCGAGACATTGTTAAGAAGGTATTGCCTAAAGTGAATAACAGCCCCCTGGGTGTGGCTAAATATCCGGTTGGTATCAATTTGCGTGTAGCAGAGATAGTGGGGCTGTTAGACATGAAATCCCATGATGTCCGAGTTGTTGGATTACATGGAATGGGTGGGGTTGGCAAGACCACCCTAGCTAAGGCTGTTTACAATCGGATTGCTGCTCACTTTAACTATCGCTACTTTGTTCCAAATATTAGAGATGCTTCGAGAACACATAATGGTTTGGTTTCCCTTAAACAGAAACTTAACCATGAACTTAATAAAGAGTACAGTGGAGGTGAGGTTGTTACAGGAGTGAATAATATTTCTGAGAAGCGAGTCCTTATTGTTcttgatgatgttgatgatgtaGAGCAACTTCATGCTCTAGTTGGTAACAGTGGTAGGGTTTATAGTGGATGTAGGATCATTATCACCACAAGAAATAAAAGAGTTCTAAGTGAAGACTTTGCGAACTTTGTCTATGAGGTGAAAGAATTAAGCTCCTCTGAGTCGCTTCAACTCTTCAGTTATCATGCATTTGGAAGAGGAAAACCGGCGGAAAATTTCTTGCATCTCTCTAATCAAATTGTATCCCTCACAGGAAGACTACCTTTGGCTTTAGAAGTATTTGGTGCTTCAATGTTCAAtaagaaaaaggaggaggagtGGGAAGCCGCACTGGAGAAGTTGAGAAATATTCAACCAGCTAATGTTCAAGAAGTGTTGAAGATAAGTTATGATGCGCTAGACGAAGAAGAGAGATGTATATTCCTTGACACTGCATGTTTCTTTGTCTCAAATGGTATGGAGATAGAAAGTGCTATTGATATATTTAAGGGTTGTGGTTTCAATGCCGAGGAGACAATCAAAGACCTCAAAGAAAAATCTCTTATTAAGATTTTGGATGACAATACCTTATGGATGCACGATCAACTTAGAGATATGGGACAGGCAATAGTTCGACAAGAAGACCTTACAAATCCCGGAAAGCGTAGTAGATTGTGGGATCATGATGATGTAATGGCTGTTCTGGATTCTGAAAAG GGTACAGGAGTGATTCAAGGCATCATCCTTGACTTTGGAGATATTTCAGAATCTAAAAAACTTGCTAAGATCAGCAACCCAACATATTCCATTATTTCATGCTTGAAGGAAATCCTTGAGAACATTCTTGATTTTAATCgacagaaagagaaagagaccaAGCTGTGCACTGTGCCATTTCAACCAATGGTTAATCTGAGACTGCTTCAAATCAATCATGCGAAATTGGAGGGAACCTTTAAACATTTTCCTCCTGATCTGAAATGGCTACAATGGAAAGGATGTCCTTTGGAAGTTCTTCCTTCTGACTTTTGTCTTTGGAAACTTGCTGTCCTCGATCTTTCCAAGAGCAAGATCAAACAAGTATGGAATCAAAGACCATGGTGGGGCCGGTACCAG ATGACTGAGGAGCTTCAGGTTCTGAATCTCTATGGTTGCTATAACTTAACTGCTACACCTGATTTCTCTGAGCACTCAAAATTGGTAAAACTTATTCTTGAAGGTTGTACTGAACTGAGACATATCCATAAATCGATTGGGTATCTTAGCAAGTTACGTCACTTTAACCTGAGGAGATGTGAGAATCTGGAGGTGTTTCCAAATGAAATTACCAGGTTGAGGAAGCTGGAAACCCTTATAGTCTCTAGTTGCTACAGGCTGACAAAATTACCCGATGACTGGAGGCCCATGAAGTCTTTAACTGAGCTTCTACTTGATAATACTGCCATAGTAAAACTACCTGATTCTATATTCCATCTTGAGAAAATTGAGAGGCTTGATCTCAAAGGATGCTTGTCATTGAAGCAACTACCCATCTCCATCGGAAAATTACCCTCTCTAAGAGAGCTTACTCTTGATGGTTCTGCTTTGGAAGAAATTCCTGAATCCATAGGATCATTGAAAAATCTCGAAATACTAAGTTTGGCGAGCTGTAAATCAATCACTGCAATTCCTGATTGCTTCCACAACCTGGCATCCCTACTGGAACTTTTTCTTAATGATATTTCAATCGAAGAACTGCCAGATTCCATTGGCTGTCTTTCCCATTTGGAGCACTTGTCAGTGAGTCGTTGCAGGTTCCTTAGCAAATTGCCTGCTTCCATTGGATTATTAGCATCTTTGGTTGAACTTCATCTGGATATGACACCAATCAAAGAACTGCCAAATCAGATTGGAGACTTGAACATGCTTCAGAAACTTATAATGATTGATTGTAAATTGCTTGCCTGTTTACCAAATTCAATTGGAAAGATGTCAAATCTAACCACTTTGATTCTACAAAATTGCATCTTAACAGAATTGCCAGAGTCCATATGTTTATTGGAGAAGCTTGAAGTTTTGAAAGTCAACAAGTGTAAACAACTCAGCCGACTTCCAGATTCAATTGGAAAACTAAGCAATCTGTGCCGGCTTCAAATGAAGGAAACTGCTGTAGCAGTACTCCCTGAAGATTTTGGGATGCTTTCAAACTTAAGGATGTTGAGAATGGCAAAAATGCCGTGTTATGAACGACCTCAAAATGTTGAAGCCCAAACAGAAGAAGGCCACCATAAGTCCATGGTTCTTCCTGCTTCTTTCTCAAATCTCTCTTTACTATATGAGTTTGATGCTTGTTACTGCAAAATATCTGGGGCAATTTCTGATGGCTTTGAGAATCTGTCATCATTACAGACCCTGAAACTAGGCCACAACAATATCTGCAGCCTTCCATCTAGCCTGATGGGGCTTTCTGTTCTCACAAAACTTTCTTTACCGTATTGTGCAGAGCTCAAATCTCTTCCTCCACTTCCTTCCAGTTTGGTTTGTGTGGATGTTACAAATTGCACTGCACTGGAAACTATTTCTGATCTATCAAACTTGGAGAGTTTAGAAGAGTTGTGCCTTGCAAATTGCCAGAAAGTAGTGGATATTCCAGGCGTTGAATGTTTGAAATCCTTAAGAAGGTTGTACATGAGTGGTTGCACCACATGTCATGCAGTCGTAAAGAGAAGTCTCTCCAAG GTTACTCTGAAGCAGATGCAATACTTGAGCACTCCAGGAAGTGAAATCCCAAGCTGGTTTGTTCCTGAAGTGCTGAGCTTTTCAAGCCTCAAGAACCGCAGGATCAAGGGTATAGTTATATGTGTTGTTATATCTCTTGACCAACAGATACAGAGACCGGATTCCCCTGGAATAGTGGACATTCGCGTAGAAATCCTTGATAACAGTCTCAGACAAAAGTTCTGTTCCACATTTTACTTGCCTGGAGTTCCAGAGACTAACGAAGATCAATTTTATTTCTGTCGGTATGCGGAATGGCATCCACTAGTTTTTTTCCTCCATGATGGCTATAAAATGCAGGTGACACGGCAGAACCCACCAATTTTTACAGGACTTGAACTGAAGAAGTATGGGATCCATCTAGtttttgaagatgatgatgactaCAATGGTGATGAAGAATCATTGGATGAAACCCAACTCTCTCTTTCAGAGAAACTGGTGAAGTTTTTCAGCTCCTTGTAA
- the LOC122671717 gene encoding disease resistance protein RPV1-like, with protein MVEEIQEEYFPSLVFRWDVFLSFRGFDTRHNFTNSLYKELVRNNIRTFLDDEGMDGGDDLAPSLSAAIKESAAYIAIISVNYASSRWCLEELAQILESKRRLFPVFYKVNRSDVRRQKGPFEDHFLHHEQRYGKEKVRKWRRAMEEAGGKKGWDSSTWKEDLQLIRDIVKKILPKVNNSPLGVAKYPVGINLHVSELVELLDMKSNDVRVVGFHGMGGVGKTTLAKAVYNRITVHFNCRCFIPNVRDASRKHNGLVSLKEKLNHELNKEHSGGEVITAINNIFEKRVLIVLDDVDDVEQLHALVGNSGWLYKGSRIIITTRNKEVLREEFVNFVYEVKELSSSESLQLFSYHAFGRGTPVENFLHLSEQIVSLTGRLPLALEVFGASMFNRKKEKEWEAALEKLRNIQPANIQEVLKISYDGLDEEARCIFLDIACFFVSKGMEIESAIDIFKGCGFNAEETIKDLTEKSLIKILDDNTLWMHDQLRDMGQTIARQEDFTNPGKRSRLWDRDDVMAVLDSKKGTGVTQGIILDFGGISESRELAKISNPTYSIITCLKAILENILDFKRQKDKEVKLCTVPFQPMVNLRLLQINHVKLEGSLKHFPPDLKWLQWKGCPLEVLPSDFCPRKLAVLDLSESKIKQLWSQRQWWGQYKMTEELQVLNLYGCYNLTATPDFSAHPKLVKLILEGCNELKEIHKSIGDLSKLRHLNLRRCENLEVFPDEITGLRKLETLILSCCYKLTKLPEDLRSMKSLTELLLDETAIVKLPDSIFYLEKLERLDLKGCLSLKQLPISTGKLLCLRELTLDGSALEEIPGTIGSLKNLERLSLVGCKSINAIPDSFHNLTSLLELFLDGSSIEELPDSIGCLSHLERLSVSCCRSLSKLPASIGLLASLVELHLDTTPITELPDQIGELDMLEKLEMIDCKLLTCLPNSIGKMSNLTTLMLQNCVITELPESICLLEKLEVLKVSKCKQLSRLPDSIGKLSNLCRLQMEETAVAVLPEDFGKLSNLRMLKMAKRPHSEQSQNVEECTAQTEEGHPKSMVLPASFSNLSLLYEFDARYCKISGAISDGFEKLSSLQTLELGHNNICSLPSSLRGLSVLTKLLLPHCVELKSLPPLPSSLVSVDVTNCTALETMSDLSNLENLEELCLANCQKVADIPGVECLKSLKKLYMSGCTTCHAVVKRRLSKDTLKHMHYLSAPGSEIPSWFVPEVPSFSNPKNRRIKGVVICVVISLDQQIQRPETPLIMDLGVKILDNRLRQKYSSTFYLLGVPETNEDQFYFCRYAEWHPLVHFFHDGYKMQVTLRNPPILVGLELKKYGIHLVFEDDDDYDGDEESLDETGLSLSEKLAKFFSSM; from the exons ATGGTGGAGGAGATCCAAGAAGAATATTTTCCATCACTCGTCTTCCGATGGGACGTGTTTCTGAGTTTCAGAGGCTTCGATACTCGCCATAACTTTACTAACAGCTTATACAAAGAGCTCGTACGGAACAACATCCGGACCTTTCTCGACGATGAGGGTATGGATGGAGGAGACGATCTTGCCCCGAGCCTGTCGGCGGCGATCAAGGAATCAGCGGCATACATCGCAATCATTTCGGTGAACTACGCGTCGTCGAGGTGGTGTCTGGAAGAACTCGCACAGATTTTGGAAAGCAAGCGTCGGTTGTTTCCGGTGTTCTACAAGGTGAATCGTTCTGACGTCCGCAGGCAGAAGGGCCCCTTTGAAGATCACTTCCTACACCACGAGCAACGTTATGGGAAAGAAAAGGTCCGTAAATGGAGAAGAGCTATGGAAGAAGCTGGGGGCAAGAAGGGTTGGGATTCCAGTACCTG GAAGGAGGACTTACAGTTGATTCGAGACATAGTTAAGAAGATTTTGCCTAAAGTGAATAACAGTCCCCTGGGTGTGGCTAAATATCCTGTTGGTATCAATTTGCATGTATCAGAGCTAGTGGAGCTGTTAGACATGAAATCCAATGATGTCCGAGTTGTTGGATTTCATGGGATGGGCGGGGTTGGCAAGACCACCCTGGCTAAGGCTGTTTACAATCGGATTACTGTTCACTTTAACTGTCGCTGCTTCATTCCAAATGTTAGAGACGCTTCGAGAAAACATAATGGTTTGGTTTCCCTTAAAGAGAAACTTAATCATGAACTTAATAAAGAGCACAGTGGAGGTGAGGTTATTACAGCTATCAATAATATTTTTGAGAAGCGAGTTCTTATTGTTCTTGATGATGTAGATGATGTAGAGCAACTTCATGCTCTAGTTGGTAATAGTGGTTGGCTTTATAAAGGAAGTAGGATCATTATCACAACAAGAAATAAAGAAGTTCTAAGGGAGGAGTTTGTGAACTTTGTCTATGAGGTGAAAGAATTAAGTTCCTCTGAGTCACTTCAACTCTTCAGTTATCATGCATTTGGAAGAGGAACACCGGTGGAAAATTTCTTgcatctctctgagcaaattgTATCCCTCACAGGAAGACTACCTTTGGCTTTAGAAGTATTTGGTGCTTCAATGTTCAAtaggaaaaaggagaaggagtGGGAAGCTGCACTGGAAAAGTTGAGAAATATTCAACCAGCTAATATTCAAGAAGTGTTAAAGATAAGTTACGATGGGCTAGATGAAGAAGCGAGATGTATATTCCTTGACATTGCATGTTTCTTTGTCTCAAAAGGTATGGAGATAGAAAGTGCTATTGATATATTTAAGGGCTGTGGTTTCAATGCTGAGGAGACAATCAAAGACCTCACAGAAAAATCTCTTATCAAGATTTTGGATGACAATACCTTGTGGATGCACGATCAACTTAGAGATATGGGACAGACAATAGCTCGACAAGAAGACTTTACAAATCCTGGTAAACGTAGTAGATTGTGGGATCGTGATGATGTAATGGCTGTTTTGGATTCTAAAAAG GGTACAGGAGTTACTCAAGGCATCATCCTTGACTTTGGAGGTATTTCAGAATCTAGAGAACTTGCTAAGATCAGCAACCCAACATATTCCATTATTACATGCTTGAAGGCAATCCTTGAGAACATTCTTGATTTTAAACGACAGAAAGATAAAGAGGTCAAGCTGTGCACTGTACCATTTCAACCAATGGTTAACCTTAGACTGCTTCAGATCAATCATGTGAAATTGGAGGGATCCTTGAAACATTTCCCTCCTGATCTGAAATGGCTACAATGGAAAGGATGTCCTTTGGAAGTTCTTCCTTCTGACTTTTGTCCACGGAAACTTGCTGTCCTCGATCTCTCGGAGAGCAAGATCAAACAATTATGGAGCCAAAGACAGTGGTGGGGCCAGTACAAG ATGACAGAGGAGCTGCAGGTTCTGAATCTCTATGGTTGCTATAACCTAACTGCTACACCTGATTTCTCTGCGCACCCTAAATTGGTAAAACTGATTCTTGAAGGTTGTAATGAACTGAAAGAGATCCATAAATCAATTGGGGATCTTAGCAAGTTACGTCACTTGAACCTGAGGAGATGCGAGAATCTTGAGGTGTTTCCAGATGAAATTACCGGGTTGAGGAAGCTGGAAACCCTTATACTCTCTTGTTGCTACAAGCTGACAAAATTACCCGAGGACTTGAGGTCTATGAAGTCTTTAACAGAGCTTCTGCTTGATGAAACTGCTATAGTGAAACTACCTGATTCTATATTCTATCTTGAGAAACTTGAGAGGCTTGATCTAAAAGGATGTTTGTCACTGAAGCAACTACCCATCTCCACTGGAAAATTACTGTGTCTAAGAGAGCTTACTCTTGATGGTTCTGCTTTGGAAGAAATTCCAGGAACCATAGGATCATTAAAAAATCTCGAAAGACTAAGTTTGGTGGGGTGCAAATCAATCAATGCAATTCCTGATTCCTTCCACAACCTGACATCATTATTGGAACTTTTTCTTGATGGTAGTTCAATTGAAGAACTGCCGGATTCCATTGGCTGTCTTTCCCATTTGGAGCGCTTGTCAGTGAGTTGTTGCAGGTCTCTTAGCAAATTGCCTGCTTCCATTGGATTATTAGCATCTTTGGTTGAACTTCATTTGGATACAACACCAATCACAGAACTGCCAGATCAGATTGGAGAGTTGGACATGCTTGAGAAGCTTGAGATGATTGATTGTAAATTGCTTACCTGTTTACCAAATTCAATTGGAAAAATGTCAAATCTAACCACTTTGATGCTACAAAATTGCGTCATAACGGAATTGCCTGAGTCCATATGTTTATTGGAGAAGCTCGAGGTTTTGAAAGTCAGCAAATGTAAGCAACTCAGCCGACTTCCAGATTCAATTGGAAAACTAAGCAATCTGTGCCGGCTCCAAATGGAGGAAACTGCTGTAGCGGTACTCCCTGAAGAttttggaaagctttcaaactTAAGGATGTTGAAAATGGCAAAAAGGCCACATTCTGAACAGTCCCAAAATGTTGAAGAATGTACCGCTCAAACAGAAGAAGGCCACCCTAAATCCATGGTTCTTCCTGCTTCTTTCTCGAATCTCTCTTTACTATATGAGTTTGATGCTCGTTACTGCAAAATATCTGGGGCAATTTCTGATGGCTTTGAGAAGCTGTCATCATTACAGACTCTGGAACTAGGCCACAACAATATCTGCAGCCTTCCATCTAGCCTGAGGGGGCTTTCTGTTCTCACAAAACTTCTTTTACCACATTGTGTAGAGCTCAAGTCTCTTCCTCCGCTACCCTCCAGTTTGGTTAGTGTGGATGTTACAAATTGCACTGCACTGGAAACTATGTCTGACCTGTCAAACTTGGAGAATTTAGAAGAGTTGTGCCTTGCAAATTGCCAGAAAGTAGCGGATATTCCAGGCGTTGAATGTTTGAAGTCCTTAAAAAAGTTGTACATGAGTGGTTGCACCACATGCCATGCAGTCGTAAAGAGAAGACTCTCCAAG GATACTCTGAAGCATATGCACTACTTGAGCGCTCCAGGAAGTGAAATCCCAAGCTGGTTTGTTCCTGAAGTGCCGAGCTTTTCAAACCCCAAGAACCGCAGGATCAAGGGTGTAGTTATATGTGTTGTTATATCTCTTGACCAACAGATACAGAGACCGGAAACCCCTTTAATAATGGACCTTGGAGTGAAAATCCTTGATAACAGACTCAGGCAAAAGTACAGTTCCACGTTTTACTTGCTTGGAGTTCCAGAGACCAACGAAGATCAATTTTATTTCTGTCGGTATGCAGAATGGCATCCACTAGTTCATTTCTTTCATGATGGCTATAAAATGCAGGTGACACTGCGCAACCCACCAATTTTGGTTGGACTTGAACTGAAGAAGTATGGGATCCACCTGGTTTTTGAAGATGACGACGACTACGATGGTGATGAAGAATCATTGGATGAAACCGGACTATCTCTTTCGGAGAAACTGGCTAAGTTTTTCAGCTCCATGTAA
- the LOC122672007 gene encoding disease resistance protein RPV1-like, whose translation MEERRKDLPSLVFRWDMFLSFGKDTRDNFTRRLYEELLRNNVRTFLDDEGLKGGDELAPGLSAAIDESAAYVAVISENYACSRCLEELAQILERKRRLLPVFYNVDPSNVRRQEGPFENPFRYLETRHGVDKVQRWRKALEKSGGKKGWDSMNWKDNSQLIQDIIKNILREVNNTPLGVAKHPVGIKFRVEELMKLLDVKSNEVQVIGFQGMGGIGKTTLAKAVYNKIASEFEHRSFIFDIRETSSQHKGLISLQKQLIHDLFSEKFLANEVSEGIIKIRERVNEKRVLIVLDDVDDASQLDAVAGARDWFFDGSIIIITTRDKKVLRKPFVNEIYEVKELSSIESLQLFSHHAFGKGKPADNFLHLSEQVVSLTGGLPLALEVFGALLFNKKKEMEWVEALEKLRKIQPGNLQEVLMISYNVLDEEEKCVFLDIACLFVKIRMDRESAIDIFKGCGFNAEMVIKDLTEKSLIKIGYDNTLWMHDQLRDMGQMIVRKENLIDPSKHSRLWDQHEIMDVLNFRKGTGETQAIILDFEDHKRILESKVLESKRPSTISNWSPISYLNENFKNAFYFKAEEDNDQVKLCTKMFQPMINLRLLQINHVNLEGDFKHMPANLKWLQWKGCPLEALPSDFCPWKLAVIDLSESKIKQVWKQRSWKGQFKVSSHRPQLATLINLST comes from the exons atgGAGGAGCGCCGGAAAGATCTGCCCTCGCTCGTGTTCAGATGGGACATGTTTCTGAGTTTCGGCAAAGACACTCGAGACAACTTCACCCGCCGTTTATACGAGGAGCTTTTGCGGAACAACGTCCGGACGTTTCTGGACGATGAGGGTTTGAAGGGAGGAGACGAACTCGCCCCGGGCCTGTCGGCGGCGATCGACGAATCGGCAGCATACGTTGCAGTTATTTCGGAAAACTACGCGTGCTCGAGGTGTCTGGAAGAATTGGCCCAGATCTTGGAACGCAAGCGCCGGTTGCTTCCGGTGTTCTACAACGTGGATCCTTCTAACGTCCGCCGGCAGGAGGGTCCCTTCGAAAATCCCTTCAGATACCTTGAGACACGTCATGGCGTAGACAAGGTCCAGAGATGGAGAAAAGCTTTGGAAAAATCTGGTGGCAAGAAGGGTTGGGATTCCATGAACTG GAAGGACAACTCGCAGTTGATACAAGATATAATTAAGAATATTTTGCGTGAAGTGAATAACACTCCCTTAGGTGTGGCTAAACATCCTGTGGGAATCAAATTTCGTGTTGAAGAGCTGATGAAATTGTTAGATGTTAAATCCAATGAGGTTCAAGTCATAGGATTTCAAGGGATGGGGGGTATTGGCAAGACCACCCTTGCTAAGGCTGTTTACAATAAGATTGCTTCTGAATTTGAACACCGAAGCTTTATTTTTGATATCAGGGAAACTTCGAGCCAACATAAAGGTTTAATTTCCCTTCAAAAGCAACTTATCCATGATCTTTTCAGTGAAAAATTCCTTGCAAATGAGGTTAGTGAAGGTATCATTAAGATCAGAGAAAGAGTTAACGAAAAGCGagttcttattgttttagatgaTGTCGATGATGCAAGCCAACTTGATGCGGTAGCTGGTGCAAGGGATTGGTTTTTTGATGGAAGTATAATCATTATCACCACAAGAGACAAGAAAGTTTTAAGGAAACCATTTGTTAATGAAATCTATGAGGTGAAAGAGCTTAGTTCCATTGAATCGCTTCAACTCTTCAGTCATCATGCATTTGGTAAGGGAAAACCTGCAGATAATTTCTTGCATCTCTCTGAGCAAGTTGTGTCCCTCACAGGAGGACTACCTTTGGCTCTAGAAGTATTTGGAGCTTTGCTGTTcaataagaaaaaggaaatggagTGGGTAGAAGCACTGGAGAAGTTGAGAAAGATTCAGCCCGGTAATCTTCAAGAAGTTTTGATGATAAGTTACAATGTTctagatgaagaagagaagtgtGTATTTCTTGACATCGCTTGTCTCTTTGTCAAAATAAGGATGGATAGAGAAAGCGCCATTGATATATTTAAGGGCTGTGGTTTCAATGCGGAGATGGTGATCAAAGACCTTACAGAAAAATCTCTCATTAAGATTGGGTATGACAATACCTTATGGATGCATGATCAACTTAGAGACATGGGACAGATGATTGTTCGAAAAGAAAACCTTATAGATCCCAGCAAGCATAGTAGATTGTGGGATCAACATGAAATAATGGATGTTCTGAATTTTAGGAAG GGAACAGGTGAGACTCAAGCTATAATCCTTGATTTTGAAGATCATAAGAGGATTTTAGAGTCAAAGGTTTTAGAGTCAAAAAGACCATCTACAATCAGCAACTGGAGTCCCATTTCATActtgaatgaaaatttcaagaatgcattttattTTAAAGCTGAAGAAGATAACGATCAGGTCAAATTGTGCACCAAAATGTTTCAGCCAATGATCAATTTGAGACTACTTCAAATCAATCATGTGAACTTGGAGGGAGACTTTAAGCATATGCCTGCTAATCTGAAATGGCTACAATGGAAAGGGTGCCCTTTGGAAGCTCTTCCTTCTGATTTTTGCCCGTGGAAACTTGCTGTCATTGATCTCTCAGAGAGTAAGATTAAACAAGTATGGAAGCAAAGATCGTGGAAAGGTCAGTTCAAGGTGAGTTCTCACCGACCCCAGTTAGCTACATTGATCAACTTGTCAACTTGA